Within SAR202 cluster bacterium, the genomic segment CCAAGACCTCCTTTCGGACGTGCTGCTGGAGATGAGCAAGCTAACTCCCGAGGACACCATGGGCCGAGACGGCAGGGCCCTGGCCTCCCTGGTCTTCTCCCGCCTGGCCGAAAAGATTACCCAGCCCTACCAGGAGCAGGACCTGGAGCCGCGCCTCGCGGCGCTTCTAGACATCCTCGCCAAGGGAGACTTCTCGCCGGACGTGGAGCGGCTGAACGGCGGCGTCCGCATCCTACTTCACAATTGCCCCTACCGCTCCGTGGCCCAGTCCCAGGAGTCGGTCTGCTTCTTCGACGAAAGTCTCATATCCAATCTGCTCAAGGCGCCTGTCGAGAAAGAGCA encodes:
- a CDS encoding ArsR family transcriptional regulator gives rise to the protein MKPTAAPTTGTRLQILNLLQEKGEASVGQLAEDLALASATVRRHLDVLLRDRLVEYHQVRKSLGRPEYAYTLTEDGQEVLPKHYQDLLSDVLLEMSKLTPEDTMGRDGRALASLVFSRLAEKITQPYQEQDLEPRLAALLDILAKGDFSPDVERLNGGVRILLHNCPYRSVAQSQESVCFFDESLISNLLKAPVEKEQCIRIGHKSCCYIASLGK